One window from the genome of Roseisolibacter agri encodes:
- a CDS encoding amidohydrolase family protein, whose amino-acid sequence MPRIYTSTAALLAAVLAPAALSAQLGSYNPPPGPQGTFAIRGARIVTVSGPEIASGTVVISGGKIAAVGADAAVPSGATVIDGAGLTVYPGMMDAGTSLGLSEIPQGAPATVDASEVGTFNPNAQAYYGVNPQSAHIGVTRVVGITHVLTRPSGGVIAGQAALLNLAGSTVPEMNLVQRAGLVIELPRSGFGGGRFGGGFAFQTAGNQQDVARTRTRQLDSLRAMLRDADAYQNVQDAYAKDRSLPRPKQDVVLASLVAAARGQMPVLFIADRAADIREAIAFADEMKLKPIIVGGRDAWQVASLLKQKDVPVLLSSVMDLPSREDDPYDVNFGAPSKLAAAGVRFAITSGDQGAEARNLPYTAGMAAAFGLSKADALKSVTLWPAQILGIGSRLGSIEVGKVANLVVTDGDLLEARTQTKHLFIDGRPVPLESKHTDLNDRFKDRP is encoded by the coding sequence ATGCCGCGCATCTACACGTCGACGGCCGCGCTGCTCGCCGCCGTCCTCGCGCCCGCGGCGCTCTCCGCGCAGCTCGGCTCCTACAATCCGCCGCCGGGCCCGCAGGGCACGTTCGCGATCCGCGGCGCGCGCATCGTCACCGTCTCGGGCCCCGAGATCGCCAGCGGCACCGTCGTCATCAGCGGCGGGAAGATCGCGGCCGTCGGCGCGGACGCCGCGGTGCCGTCCGGCGCGACCGTGATCGACGGCGCGGGGCTCACGGTGTATCCCGGCATGATGGACGCCGGCACGTCGCTCGGCCTCTCGGAGATCCCGCAGGGCGCGCCGGCGACCGTCGACGCGAGCGAGGTCGGCACGTTCAACCCGAACGCGCAGGCGTACTACGGCGTCAACCCGCAGAGCGCGCACATCGGCGTCACGCGCGTGGTCGGCATCACGCACGTGCTCACGCGCCCCAGCGGCGGCGTGATCGCGGGGCAGGCGGCGCTGCTCAACCTCGCCGGCTCCACGGTGCCCGAGATGAACCTCGTGCAGCGCGCGGGCCTCGTGATCGAGCTGCCGCGCTCGGGCTTCGGCGGCGGGCGCTTCGGCGGCGGCTTCGCGTTCCAGACGGCGGGCAACCAGCAGGACGTCGCGCGCACGCGCACGCGCCAGCTCGACAGCCTGCGCGCGATGCTGCGCGACGCGGACGCCTACCAGAACGTGCAGGACGCGTACGCGAAGGACCGCTCGCTGCCGCGGCCGAAGCAGGACGTCGTGCTGGCCTCGCTGGTGGCGGCGGCGCGCGGGCAGATGCCGGTGCTGTTCATCGCCGACCGCGCGGCCGACATCCGCGAGGCGATCGCGTTCGCGGACGAGATGAAGCTCAAGCCGATCATCGTCGGCGGCCGCGACGCGTGGCAGGTGGCGTCGCTGCTGAAGCAGAAGGACGTGCCGGTGCTGCTGAGCAGCGTCATGGATCTGCCGTCGCGCGAGGACGACCCGTACGACGTGAACTTCGGGGCGCCGTCCAAGCTGGCCGCGGCGGGCGTGCGCTTCGCGATCACGTCGGGCGACCAGGGCGCGGAGGCGCGCAACCTCCCGTACACGGCGGGCATGGCGGCGGCGTTCGGGCTCTCGAAGGCGGACGCGTTGAAGTCGGTCACGCTCTGGCCCGCGCAGATCCTCGGCATCGGCAGCCGCCTCGGCTCGATCGAGGTCGGCAAGGTCGCGAACCTCGTCGTCACCGACGGCGACCTGCTGGAGGCGCGGACGCAGACGAAGCACCTCTTCATCGACGGCCGCCCGGTGCCGCTGGAGAGCAAGCACACGGACCTCAACGACCGGTTCAAGGACCGGCCGTGA
- a CDS encoding PEP-CTERM sorting domain-containing protein gives MSAIRPALRAGLVLLLTAAPAAAQGTNALATSYDGTNTFAGTLSQEFTVGAAPVRITRFGAFDASTPGGQGVRDGFAGTITVQLFQLLQRGAVPSQDVVAAYGSALTFSGTQGTLDGAFRYQALAAPLELPAGFVGRIGAWGFVGADRYFNAFDVSQSGFARMTTDGGGLLDFGSVYYAEAPGGVPTLRSGDGSPGWYGAASFTFEAGRAAVVTPEPGTWALLGTGLVAIAGIAARRRRAG, from the coding sequence ATGTCCGCCATCCGCCCCGCCCTCCGCGCGGGACTCGTCCTCCTGCTGACCGCCGCACCCGCGGCCGCGCAGGGCACCAACGCGCTCGCCACCAGCTACGACGGCACCAACACCTTCGCCGGCACGCTGTCGCAGGAGTTCACCGTCGGCGCCGCGCCCGTCCGCATCACCCGCTTCGGCGCCTTCGATGCCTCCACGCCCGGCGGCCAGGGCGTGCGCGACGGCTTCGCGGGCACGATCACCGTGCAGCTGTTCCAGCTGCTGCAGCGCGGGGCCGTGCCGTCGCAGGACGTGGTCGCCGCGTATGGCAGCGCGCTGACCTTCAGCGGAACGCAGGGCACGCTCGACGGCGCCTTCCGGTACCAGGCGCTCGCGGCGCCGCTCGAGCTGCCGGCGGGCTTCGTGGGCCGCATCGGCGCGTGGGGCTTCGTGGGCGCGGACCGCTACTTCAACGCCTTCGACGTCAGCCAGTCGGGGTTCGCCCGGATGACGACCGACGGCGGCGGTCTGCTCGACTTCGGCAGCGTGTACTACGCGGAGGCGCCGGGCGGCGTCCCGACGCTGCGCTCCGGCGATGGCAGCCCGGGGTGGTACGGCGCGGCCAGCTTCACCTTCGAGGCCGGCCGGGCCGCCGTCGTGACACCGGAGCCGGGCACGTGGGCGCTCCTCGGCACCGGGCTCGTGGCGATCGCGGGCATCGCCGCGCGACGCCGCCGCGCGGGCTGA
- a CDS encoding HD-GYP domain-containing protein, with protein sequence MPYAPGEAQLSLSEVLTALSHALDLTEGQPFGHTVRTCLIGMRLAEELPMPLADRSALYYALLLKDAGCSSNAARMTALFGADDRAVKPRMKIVDWHRRFGLAVETFRCASLGGSLPAKLRQFAAIARSPGVTRDLIQIRCDRGAEIARRLGFPEGTAAAIHGLDEHWNGGGYPAGLRGHDIPLGARIANLAQTLETFARTHGPDHALRVLRARRGTWFDPRLVDHVQAWRRDAKWWAALRDPDADAAAAALEPDDRRRTVDDTGLDDIARAFAEIIDAKSPYTYRHSTNVAHFAERIGAAAGMDAVACKRLWRAGMLHDVGKLGVSNSILDKQGPLTDDERRAVNEHPRFTWEILTRVRAFADFARPAALHHEKLDGSGYPWGLTGDALDQSARVMVVADIYEALTADRPYRAGMTPAQALALLAKDRGTKICALALDALDAVVTDGEGHAQAA encoded by the coding sequence GTGCCGTACGCGCCCGGCGAGGCCCAGCTGTCGCTCTCGGAGGTCCTGACCGCGCTCTCGCACGCGCTGGACCTCACCGAGGGCCAGCCGTTCGGGCACACGGTGCGCACGTGCCTGATCGGGATGCGCCTGGCCGAGGAGCTGCCGATGCCGCTCGCGGACCGCTCGGCGCTGTACTACGCGCTGCTGCTGAAGGACGCCGGCTGCTCCAGCAACGCGGCGCGCATGACCGCGCTGTTCGGCGCCGACGACCGCGCCGTGAAGCCGCGGATGAAGATCGTCGACTGGCACCGCCGCTTCGGCCTCGCCGTCGAGACGTTCCGCTGCGCGAGCCTCGGCGGCTCGCTGCCGGCCAAGCTGCGACAGTTCGCGGCCATCGCGCGCTCGCCCGGCGTCACCCGCGACCTGATCCAGATCCGCTGCGATCGCGGCGCGGAGATCGCGCGGCGGCTCGGCTTTCCCGAGGGCACGGCCGCCGCGATCCACGGGCTGGACGAGCACTGGAACGGCGGCGGCTATCCCGCCGGGCTGCGCGGCCACGACATCCCGCTCGGCGCGCGCATCGCCAACCTCGCGCAGACGCTCGAGACGTTCGCGCGCACGCACGGCCCCGACCACGCCCTGCGCGTGCTGCGCGCCCGGCGCGGGACGTGGTTCGATCCCCGGCTGGTGGACCACGTGCAGGCGTGGCGCCGCGACGCCAAGTGGTGGGCGGCGCTGCGCGATCCGGACGCCGACGCGGCGGCCGCCGCGCTGGAGCCCGACGATCGCCGCCGCACGGTCGACGACACGGGCCTCGACGACATCGCGCGTGCGTTCGCCGAGATCATCGACGCCAAGTCGCCGTACACCTACCGCCACTCCACCAACGTCGCGCACTTCGCGGAGCGCATCGGCGCCGCGGCGGGCATGGACGCCGTCGCGTGCAAGCGGCTGTGGCGCGCGGGCATGCTGCACGACGTCGGGAAGCTCGGCGTGTCGAACAGCATCCTCGACAAGCAGGGACCGCTGACCGACGACGAGCGGCGCGCGGTGAACGAGCATCCGCGCTTCACGTGGGAGATCCTGACGCGCGTGCGCGCGTTCGCGGACTTCGCGCGGCCGGCCGCGCTGCACCACGAGAAGCTCGACGGCTCCGGCTATCCGTGGGGGCTGACGGGCGATGCGCTCGACCAGTCGGCACGCGTGATGGTCGTCGCCGACATCTACGAGGCACTCACCGCGGACCGTCCGTACCGCGCCGGCATGACGCCCGCGCAGGCGCTCGCCCTGCTGGCGAAGGACCGCGGCACGAAGATCTGCGCGCTGGCGCTCGATGCGCTCGACGCCGTCGTGACGGACGGCGAGGGGCACGCGCAGGCGGCCTGA
- a CDS encoding YaeQ family protein, translated as MAVSATVYTFEIQLAHVDRGVYETLALRVARHPSETEEYLLTRVLAYCLEYREGIAFTRGLAEPDEPAVEVRDLTGTRQAWIDIGAPDAARLHRASKAAPRVAIYTHRDPAQLQRQLAGERIHRAEAVELWAVDRELLAALAERLDRRMKLDLSVTDGHLYIELGGETLAGEVVRHPIQTD; from the coding sequence GTGGCCGTCTCCGCGACAGTCTATACGTTCGAAATCCAGCTCGCCCACGTCGACCGCGGCGTGTACGAGACGCTCGCGCTGCGCGTCGCGCGCCATCCGTCCGAGACGGAGGAGTACCTGCTGACCCGGGTGCTCGCCTACTGCCTGGAGTACCGCGAGGGGATCGCGTTCACGCGCGGGCTCGCCGAGCCGGACGAGCCGGCGGTCGAGGTGCGCGACCTGACGGGCACGCGGCAGGCGTGGATCGACATCGGCGCGCCCGACGCCGCGCGCCTGCACCGTGCGAGCAAGGCGGCGCCGCGCGTCGCGATCTACACGCACCGCGATCCCGCGCAGCTGCAGCGGCAGCTCGCCGGGGAGCGCATCCACCGCGCCGAGGCGGTGGAGCTGTGGGCGGTGGACCGCGAGCTGCTCGCCGCGCTGGCCGAGCGGCTGGATCGCCGCATGAAGCTCGACCTGTCGGTCACCGACGGGCACCTCTACATCGAGCTTGGCGGCGAGACGCTGGCGGGCGAGGTCGTGCGGCACCCGATCCAGACGGACTGA
- a CDS encoding helix-turn-helix transcriptional regulator: protein MTLRLTSDDARRLREATAALLAPLAGPDPRAWWRDAEARLHALFPGANAMLSMPNGTRLRNDSQTVDPTQLQRMNEMSRADPRTGFHGSSDPASAWFNRYRRAHALELWTLAEGGGILESHGHDLRRNTVYHEGLAPAGFADFVCAASQNDAGEMWLTVGYQRPTARRHFDDEREVVGLLLPALQVAHHALATFGARRSALLASLDAMGDALLVVDADGRALHHNAALQRALAGEPAREQVLAAMHALAAEVRTLRGRAATAPVIPARTVQTALARYALRASLAPAALWGEEGLVQVALDAATPAIVTPPLAIPDALGLTAREAEVARLLARRLSNAEVAAALGVSAHTARHHTERVMQKLGAARRADVAVRLSGGP from the coding sequence ATGACGCTGCGCCTCACCAGCGACGACGCGCGCCGCCTGCGCGAGGCGACGGCGGCGCTGCTCGCGCCGCTGGCCGGCCCCGATCCGCGGGCGTGGTGGCGCGACGCGGAGGCGCGGCTGCACGCGCTCTTCCCGGGCGCCAACGCGATGCTGTCGATGCCGAACGGCACGCGGCTGCGCAACGACTCGCAGACGGTCGACCCGACGCAGCTGCAGCGCATGAACGAGATGTCGCGCGCCGATCCGCGCACGGGCTTCCATGGCAGCAGCGACCCGGCGAGCGCGTGGTTCAACCGCTACCGCCGCGCGCACGCGCTGGAGCTGTGGACGCTGGCCGAGGGCGGGGGCATCCTCGAGTCGCACGGCCACGACCTGCGGCGCAACACGGTCTACCACGAGGGGCTGGCGCCGGCGGGCTTCGCGGACTTCGTGTGCGCCGCGTCGCAGAACGACGCTGGCGAGATGTGGCTGACGGTCGGCTACCAGCGCCCGACCGCGCGGCGCCACTTCGACGACGAGCGCGAGGTCGTCGGCCTGCTGCTCCCCGCGCTGCAGGTCGCCCATCACGCGCTGGCGACGTTCGGCGCGCGCCGCTCGGCGCTGCTGGCGAGCCTCGACGCGATGGGCGACGCGCTGCTGGTGGTCGACGCCGACGGCCGCGCGCTGCACCACAACGCCGCGCTGCAGCGCGCGCTGGCCGGCGAGCCCGCGCGCGAGCAGGTGCTCGCGGCGATGCACGCGCTCGCGGCCGAGGTGCGCACGCTGCGCGGCCGCGCGGCCACGGCGCCCGTGATCCCCGCGCGCACCGTGCAGACCGCGCTCGCCCGCTACGCGCTGCGCGCCTCGCTCGCGCCGGCCGCGCTGTGGGGCGAGGAGGGGCTGGTGCAGGTGGCGCTCGACGCCGCGACGCCCGCGATCGTGACGCCTCCGCTCGCGATCCCCGACGCGCTGGGCCTCACCGCGCGCGAGGCCGAGGTGGCGCGGCTGCTCGCGCGCCGCCTCTCGAACGCCGAGGTGGCGGCGGCGCTGGGCGTCAGCGCGCACACGGCGCGGCACCACACGGAGCGGGTGATGCAGAAGCTCGGCGCGGCGCGACGCGCAGACGTCGCGGTTCGGTTGAGCGGAGGACCGTGA
- a CDS encoding cupin domain-containing protein: MLVPIDFAAEFERLADFWSPHVVARVNDSYVKVAKLQGEFVWHAHADEDELFLVMRGQLVIQLEDGEVVLGPGQSVVVPRGVRHNPMAAEECWVVLVEPVATKHTGDVVTDRTRSIAEQLA, from the coding sequence ATGCTCGTCCCCATCGACTTCGCGGCCGAGTTCGAGCGGCTCGCCGACTTCTGGTCGCCGCACGTCGTCGCCCGCGTCAACGACTCGTACGTCAAGGTCGCCAAGCTGCAGGGCGAGTTCGTGTGGCACGCGCACGCGGACGAGGACGAGCTGTTCCTCGTGATGCGCGGCCAGCTCGTGATCCAGCTCGAGGACGGCGAGGTCGTGCTCGGCCCCGGGCAGAGCGTGGTGGTGCCGCGCGGCGTGCGCCACAACCCGATGGCGGCCGAGGAGTGCTGGGTGGTGCTCGTGGAGCCGGTGGCCACGAAGCACACCGGCGACGTCGTCACCGACCGCACGCGCTCGATCGCCGAGCAGCTGGCCTGA
- a CDS encoding GNAT family N-acetyltransferase, giving the protein MPRCRAMRAEETDAAAALAQRVYDAAIAPHESPEGRASYARYASPEAMRARAANHAVTVAEEDDGALVGVLEVRDGTHVSMLFVDPRCQRAGVGRALLGHAFGAPEAWPALTVNSTPGAVDAYERLGFVAEAPGEVVERNGIRFVPMCRAAGGAGGGAGGGADAAAVVP; this is encoded by the coding sequence GTGCCGCGCTGCCGCGCGATGCGCGCCGAGGAGACGGACGCGGCGGCCGCGCTGGCGCAGCGCGTGTACGACGCGGCCATCGCGCCGCACGAGTCGCCCGAAGGCCGCGCGAGCTACGCGCGGTACGCCTCGCCCGAGGCGATGCGCGCCCGCGCCGCGAACCACGCGGTCACCGTCGCGGAGGAGGACGACGGCGCGCTGGTGGGCGTGCTGGAGGTGCGCGACGGCACGCACGTGTCGATGCTGTTCGTCGACCCGCGCTGCCAGCGCGCGGGCGTGGGCCGCGCGCTGCTGGGGCACGCCTTCGGGGCGCCGGAGGCGTGGCCCGCGCTGACCGTCAACAGCACGCCGGGCGCGGTGGATGCCTACGAGCGCCTGGGCTTCGTGGCGGAGGCGCCCGGCGAGGTGGTCGAGCGGAACGGGATCCGCTTCGTGCCCATGTGCCGCGCGGCCGGCGGCGCCGGCGGTGGTGCCGGCGGTGGCGCCGACGCGGCGGCGGTCGTACCCTGA